A single genomic interval of Pseudomonas sp. FeN3W harbors:
- a CDS encoding RES family NAD+ phosphorylase — MPQRLPIRADARCQSYRLVNSKYPPIELFDDVADAEEFEILYQLQALTNPRLHNETGHLELIPRSEIPFGIPGCSYATAPFTHVNPAGSRFSDGSYGVLYLADSMETALAEVRHHQEQYWSNVVGLNFERFVFRGLSCQFNEAGLLDATSVAMSDPIYDTDDYAHSRQFGRLVRQEGFPGLRYHSVRSPGRLCWALMTPRRVLSIVQTAHYEMIWNAGITSVSTITEV; from the coding sequence GTGCCGCAGCGACTGCCAATACGGGCCGATGCCCGTTGTCAGTCGTACCGGCTGGTGAACTCCAAGTATCCCCCCATCGAACTGTTTGATGACGTAGCCGACGCCGAGGAGTTTGAAATCCTCTATCAGTTGCAGGCGCTGACCAACCCGCGGTTGCACAACGAGACTGGCCACCTCGAGCTGATCCCACGATCAGAGATACCGTTCGGTATTCCGGGCTGCTCCTACGCAACGGCACCGTTCACCCACGTGAACCCCGCCGGTTCGCGCTTCAGCGATGGCAGTTACGGCGTGCTGTATCTGGCCGACAGCATGGAAACGGCGCTGGCCGAGGTGAGGCATCACCAGGAGCAATACTGGTCGAATGTCGTGGGCTTGAACTTCGAGCGGTTCGTTTTTCGCGGGTTGTCATGCCAGTTCAACGAGGCCGGGCTGCTGGATGCCACGAGCGTGGCGATGTCGGATCCTATCTACGACACCGATGATTACGCTCACTCCCGCCAGTTCGGTCGTCTCGTCAGACAAGAGGGATTCCCCGGGTTGCGGTATCACTCGGTGCGCAGCCCAGGCCGGCTCTGCTGGGCACTCATGACGCCGCGGCGCGTATTGTCCATCGTTCAGACTGCGCACTACGAGATGATCTGGAACGCTGGCATCACCAGCGTCAGCACGATTACCGAAGTCTGA
- a CDS encoding alginate export family protein — MKNLHPHHLTPYLLSAGLLCSPAAFAQESFSSIFTDAKPILDLRYRYEHVDQDNALKHANAQTLRTRVGFQTGKWYGLSALLEADNVSRLGDAAYNSTRNGQSDYSVVADPDGSEINQALLRYDHDLGNAIAGRQRINLDNQRFVGGVGWRQNEQTYDGVLGQLQPLDKLTLTYAYIDNINTIFGPGDNRFDNRSNPADIEGHSHLINARYAYSPALTATAYSYLLGLNNIATAPTAELGTLSSKTTGLRLNGALHDISYAFEYARQQDYAGNPQELSSEYYLAELGYALHGATLKAGMEVLGGDSGPGNRAFQTPLATKHAFQGWADTFLLTPADGMQDVYLGGTLPLFGGTLQAWYHDFRAERGSQQYGEEIDIAYSRAIPLVKGLVATVKYAGYDADDYSVDTEKLWAQLQYSY; from the coding sequence ATGAAGAACCTGCACCCTCATCACCTGACCCCCTACCTGTTGAGTGCCGGTCTGCTATGCAGTCCAGCGGCTTTCGCTCAGGAAAGCTTCAGCAGCATATTCACCGATGCGAAGCCGATTCTGGATCTGCGCTATCGCTACGAGCATGTCGATCAGGACAACGCCCTCAAGCACGCCAACGCGCAGACGCTGCGCACCCGCGTCGGCTTTCAGACCGGCAAGTGGTATGGCCTATCGGCTCTGCTCGAGGCAGACAACGTAAGCCGCCTGGGTGATGCCGCCTACAACAGCACACGCAACGGCCAGAGCGATTATTCCGTGGTAGCCGACCCCGACGGCAGCGAAATAAACCAGGCGCTGTTGCGCTACGACCACGATCTCGGCAACGCGATTGCCGGCCGTCAGCGCATCAATCTGGACAACCAGCGCTTCGTCGGTGGCGTCGGTTGGCGGCAGAACGAACAAACCTACGACGGTGTGCTCGGCCAACTGCAACCGCTCGACAAGCTGACGCTGACTTACGCCTACATCGACAACATCAACACGATCTTCGGCCCGGGTGACAATCGTTTCGACAATCGCAGCAACCCGGCCGATATCGAAGGCCACAGCCATCTGATCAACGCTCGCTATGCGTATTCACCGGCGCTGACGGCCACCGCCTACAGCTATCTGTTGGGGTTGAACAACATCGCCACTGCGCCCACCGCGGAACTCGGCACCCTGTCCAGCAAGACCACAGGCCTGCGCCTGAACGGTGCCCTCCACGACATCAGCTACGCCTTTGAATATGCGCGCCAGCAGGACTACGCAGGCAATCCGCAGGAGCTGAGCAGCGAGTACTACCTGGCCGAACTCGGCTATGCATTGCACGGCGCGACTTTGAAAGCGGGCATGGAGGTGCTGGGTGGCGATTCGGGGCCAGGCAATCGCGCTTTCCAGACGCCGCTTGCGACCAAGCATGCGTTTCAGGGTTGGGCCGATACCTTTCTGCTGACGCCGGCAGACGGCATGCAGGATGTCTATCTCGGCGGCACCTTGCCGTTGTTCGGCGGCACCTTGCAGGCCTGGTACCACGACTTCCGCGCCGAGCGCGGCAGCCAGCAGTATGGCGAGGAAATCGATATCGCCTACAGCCGCGCCATTCCGCTGGTCAAAGGCTTGGTGGCAACGGTCAAATACGCCGGCTACGACGCGGACGACTACTCGGTGGACACCGAAAAGCTCTGGGCACAGCTGCAGTACAGCTACTGA
- the arsJ gene encoding organoarsenical effux MFS transporter ArsJ, with amino-acid sequence MRALARLSPEVRQYLIVTGNYWAFTLTDGALRMLVVLHFHTLGYTPLQIAALFLFYEVFGVVTNLVGGYLGARLGLNRTMNLGLAMQVVALLMLTVPAAWLTVPWVMGAQALSGIAKDLNKMSAKSSIKLLVPDSQQGTLYKWIAILTGSKNALKGVGFFLGGALLTLLGFGGAVLAMAAVLAVIWISSLVLLKKDLGKAKAKPKFKDILSKSQAINVLSAARLFLFGARDVWFVIALPVYLSTVFGWNFWMVGGFLACWIIGYGIVQSMAPAITGKRSGKVPDGRAAFIWAALLAVLPAAIAVGLTTDASSQWVLIGGLLLFGALFAVNSSLHSYLIVSYAKEDGVSLDVGFYYMSNAMGRLIGTLLSGWVSQAYGLQACLWVSSLFVLLAALISLRLPRHAR; translated from the coding sequence ATGCGAGCCCTTGCCCGACTGTCCCCCGAGGTGCGCCAGTACCTGATCGTCACTGGTAACTACTGGGCTTTCACGCTCACCGATGGCGCGCTGCGCATGCTGGTGGTGCTGCATTTCCACACGCTGGGCTACACGCCGCTGCAGATCGCGGCCCTGTTTCTGTTCTACGAGGTGTTCGGTGTCGTCACCAATCTGGTTGGCGGCTATCTCGGCGCTCGGCTCGGCCTGAACCGGACGATGAACCTTGGCCTGGCGATGCAGGTGGTGGCGCTGCTGATGCTCACCGTACCAGCTGCGTGGCTGACGGTGCCCTGGGTGATGGGTGCGCAGGCGTTGTCCGGTATCGCCAAGGACCTGAACAAGATGTCGGCCAAGAGCTCGATCAAGCTCCTGGTACCCGACAGCCAGCAGGGCACGCTGTACAAGTGGATCGCCATCCTCACCGGCTCGAAGAATGCGCTCAAGGGCGTAGGTTTTTTCCTCGGCGGTGCGCTGCTCACGCTGCTAGGATTCGGTGGCGCGGTCCTGGCGATGGCTGCGGTGCTGGCGGTGATCTGGATCAGCAGCCTGGTGCTGTTGAAAAAGGATCTTGGCAAAGCGAAGGCCAAGCCGAAATTCAAGGACATCCTCTCCAAAAGCCAGGCAATCAATGTGCTGTCGGCAGCTCGGCTGTTTCTCTTCGGGGCTCGCGATGTCTGGTTCGTCATCGCGCTACCGGTGTACCTGAGCACCGTCTTCGGCTGGAATTTCTGGATGGTCGGCGGCTTTCTGGCCTGCTGGATCATCGGCTACGGCATCGTCCAGTCGATGGCGCCGGCCATTACCGGCAAGCGCAGCGGCAAGGTGCCGGATGGCCGTGCAGCCTTCATCTGGGCTGCACTGCTGGCGGTGCTACCGGCGGCGATCGCCGTGGGCCTGACAACCGATGCGTCGTCCCAATGGGTGTTGATCGGCGGGCTGCTGCTGTTCGGTGCGCTGTTCGCGGTGAACTCTTCGCTGCACAGCTATCTGATCGTCAGCTACGCCAAGGAAGACGGCGTCTCGCTGGACGTGGGCTTCTACTACATGTCCAACGCCATGGGCCGACTGATCGGTACCCTGCTTTCCGGCTGGGTATCCCAGGCCTATGGGCTGCAGGCCTGCTTGTGGGTTTCATCCTTGTTCGTGCTGCTCGCCGCGCTCATCTCGCTGCGATTGCCTCGTCACGCGCGATAG
- a CDS encoding ArsJ-associated glyceraldehyde-3-phosphate dehydrogenase translates to MSIKVGINGFGRIGRLTLRAAWDWPELDFVQINDPAGDAATHAHLLNFDSIHGRWQHEAGADGDCLVIDGQRVKVSANKAIADTDWSGCDLVIEASGKMKTVAVLQQYLEQGVKRVVVSAPVKEPGALNIVMGVNDGLFDPVQHRIVTAASCTTNCLAPVVKVIHEQLGIRHGSITTIHDLTNTQSILDQPHKDLRRARASGMSLIPTTTGSATAIAEIFPELRGKLNGHAVRVPLANASLTDCVFEVERATDAAEVNQLLEAAAEGELKGILGYEERPLVSIDYRTDPRSSIIDALSTMVVNGTQVKIYAWYDNEWGYANRTVELARKVGLAG, encoded by the coding sequence ATGAGCATCAAAGTTGGCATCAATGGCTTCGGCCGCATAGGACGTCTGACACTGCGCGCGGCGTGGGATTGGCCGGAGCTGGACTTCGTGCAGATCAACGATCCAGCAGGGGACGCGGCCACCCATGCGCATTTGCTGAACTTCGATTCCATCCACGGCCGCTGGCAGCACGAAGCAGGAGCCGATGGCGACTGCCTGGTGATCGACGGTCAGCGCGTGAAAGTCAGCGCCAACAAGGCGATCGCCGACACCGACTGGTCGGGCTGCGATCTGGTCATCGAGGCCAGCGGCAAGATGAAGACCGTTGCCGTGCTGCAGCAGTATCTGGAGCAGGGCGTGAAGCGCGTGGTGGTCAGCGCGCCGGTGAAGGAACCGGGTGCACTGAACATCGTCATGGGCGTCAACGATGGGCTGTTCGATCCGGTGCAGCATCGCATCGTCACCGCGGCGTCCTGCACCACCAACTGCCTGGCGCCGGTGGTCAAGGTGATCCACGAGCAGCTCGGCATCCGCCACGGTTCGATCACCACCATCCATGACCTGACCAACACGCAGAGCATCCTCGATCAGCCGCACAAGGACCTGCGGCGTGCGCGGGCCTCCGGCATGAGTCTGATTCCTACCACGACCGGTTCGGCCACGGCGATCGCCGAGATCTTCCCGGAGCTGCGCGGCAAGCTCAACGGCCATGCCGTGCGGGTGCCGCTGGCCAATGCTTCGCTGACCGATTGCGTGTTCGAAGTGGAGCGTGCTACCGATGCCGCCGAGGTGAACCAGCTGCTCGAGGCCGCAGCAGAGGGCGAGCTGAAGGGCATTCTCGGGTATGAGGAGCGGCCACTGGTTTCCATCGATTACCGCACCGATCCGCGCTCGTCGATCATCGATGCGCTATCGACCATGGTGGTCAACGGCACCCAGGTGAAGATCTATGCCTGGTACGACAACGAATGGGGCTACGCCAACCGCACCGTGGAGCTGGCGCGCAAAGTGGGATTGGCCGGCTGA
- a CDS encoding YnfA family protein, giving the protein MLNTLGLFIITAIAEIVGCYLPYLWLKQGKSIWLLLPAALSLALFAWLLSLHPTAAGRVYAAYGGVYVGVALVWLWLVDGVRPTWWDLLGCAVAMLGMAIIMFAPRPP; this is encoded by the coding sequence ATGCTGAATACGCTTGGCCTGTTCATCATTACCGCGATAGCGGAGATCGTCGGCTGCTATCTGCCGTACCTCTGGCTGAAACAGGGCAAGAGTATCTGGTTGCTGCTGCCGGCTGCGCTTTCCCTGGCGCTGTTCGCCTGGCTGCTGTCGCTGCATCCCACCGCCGCTGGGCGTGTGTACGCGGCATACGGCGGCGTGTATGTCGGCGTAGCGTTGGTCTGGCTGTGGCTGGTCGATGGTGTTCGCCCGACCTGGTGGGACCTGCTTGGCTGCGCCGTGGCGATGTTGGGCATGGCGATCATCATGTTTGCGCCACGACCCCCCTGA
- the arsH gene encoding arsenical resistance protein ArsH, whose amino-acid sequence MHDDLPNIDPELLDLPDIAKLGLPDGPAHKPRILLLYGSNRERSYSRLLVQEAARLLERFGAEARIFNPSGLPLPDDAPDTHPKVQELRELMQWSEGQVWCSPERHGSMSAVFKAQIDWVPLAMGAVRPTQGKTLAIMQVSGGSQSFNALNQMRVLGRWMRMLTIPNQSSVAKAFLEFDDAGRMKPSAYYDRVVDVMEELIKFTLLVRGRADYLVDRYSERKESAEALSRRVNQRSI is encoded by the coding sequence ATGCACGACGACCTGCCCAATATCGATCCGGAACTGCTCGATCTGCCCGACATCGCCAAGCTAGGCCTCCCAGACGGGCCTGCGCACAAGCCGCGCATCCTGCTGCTCTATGGCTCCAATCGGGAGCGCTCCTACAGTCGCTTGCTGGTGCAGGAAGCTGCGCGTCTGCTCGAGCGTTTCGGTGCCGAAGCACGCATCTTCAATCCGTCCGGATTGCCGCTGCCGGACGATGCTCCGGACACCCACCCTAAGGTGCAGGAGCTGCGCGAGCTGATGCAGTGGTCGGAAGGGCAGGTGTGGTGTTCGCCGGAGCGTCATGGTTCGATGAGCGCGGTGTTCAAGGCGCAGATCGACTGGGTGCCGCTGGCCATGGGCGCAGTGCGGCCGACCCAGGGCAAGACGCTGGCGATCATGCAGGTCAGCGGCGGCTCGCAGTCATTCAATGCGCTCAATCAGATGCGCGTGCTGGGTCGCTGGATGCGCATGCTCACCATCCCCAACCAGTCCTCGGTGGCCAAGGCCTTTCTCGAATTCGATGATGCGGGCCGGATGAAGCCCTCGGCTTATTACGACCGTGTGGTGGACGTGATGGAGGAGCTGATCAAGTTCACCCTGCTGGTACGCGGCCGGGCCGACTACCTGGTCGATCGCTATTCGGAACGCAAGGAGTCGGCCGAAGCGCTGTCCCGTCGCGTCAATCAACGCTCCATCTGA
- a CDS encoding metalloregulator ArsR/SmtB family transcription factor, producing the protein MVEHLTPTTVFKCLADETRVRIALLVAREGELCVCELTCALAESQPKISRHLALLRGCGILEDRRQGQWVYYRLHPHLPDWVTDMFKPILAANKNWLSDNVQRLESMRNRPERAAACN; encoded by the coding sequence ATGGTCGAGCACCTGACACCCACCACCGTATTCAAATGCCTGGCCGACGAGACGCGCGTGCGGATCGCCTTGCTCGTCGCTCGAGAAGGCGAACTGTGTGTCTGCGAACTGACCTGCGCGTTGGCTGAGAGCCAGCCGAAGATCTCGCGGCATCTGGCGCTACTGCGCGGCTGTGGAATCCTGGAAGACCGCCGTCAGGGCCAGTGGGTCTATTACCGACTCCATCCGCATCTGCCCGACTGGGTGACCGACATGTTCAAGCCGATCCTCGCCGCCAACAAGAACTGGCTGAGCGACAACGTGCAGCGCCTTGAAAGCATGCGCAATCGTCCCGAGCGGGCGGCGGCGTGTAATTGA
- a CDS encoding ArsO family NAD(P)H-dependent flavin-containing monooxygenase — MPPILDVIVIGGGQAALTTAYFLRRTSLSYLLLDEQPGPGGAWLHAWDSLRLFSPAAWSSIAGWPMPSPTEPGNPTRNDVIDYLRRYEDRYQFPIQRPVRVDTVTRLDDLWRVQAGDQQWLARAVISATGTWSKPFIPPYEGRELFQGAQIHSAHYRTPAPFAGKRVMVVGGGNSGAQVLAELSSVSETLWITQEPPAFLPDEVDGRVLFERATARWKAQQEGRSIDEPAGGFGDIVMVPPVREARERGVLVAERPFARFTETGVEWADGRRENLDAVIWCSGFRPALDHLRELGVVEADGKVQVEDTRVVKQPNLWLVGYGDWTGMASATLIGVTRTARSTADQVVQALTATPSRRP; from the coding sequence ATGCCCCCCATTCTCGATGTGATCGTCATCGGCGGCGGACAGGCCGCGCTGACAACCGCGTACTTCCTGCGTCGCACCTCGCTGTCTTACCTGCTACTCGACGAGCAGCCCGGTCCCGGCGGCGCATGGCTGCATGCCTGGGACTCGCTGCGGCTGTTCTCGCCCGCCGCCTGGAGCTCGATTGCCGGCTGGCCGATGCCCAGCCCAACCGAGCCGGGCAATCCAACGCGCAACGACGTTATCGACTACTTGCGACGTTACGAAGACCGCTATCAGTTTCCGATTCAGCGTCCGGTTCGCGTCGATACGGTCACCCGTCTTGACGATCTCTGGCGTGTGCAAGCTGGCGATCAGCAGTGGCTGGCTCGCGCGGTCATCAGTGCGACGGGCACCTGGAGCAAGCCTTTCATTCCGCCTTATGAAGGACGCGAGCTTTTTCAGGGTGCGCAGATTCACTCAGCTCACTACCGTACCCCTGCTCCCTTCGCAGGGAAACGGGTAATGGTGGTGGGCGGCGGCAACTCCGGTGCGCAGGTCCTCGCCGAGCTATCCAGTGTCAGCGAAACGCTTTGGATCACCCAGGAGCCACCTGCGTTTCTGCCCGACGAGGTAGACGGTCGCGTGCTGTTCGAGCGCGCCACTGCGCGCTGGAAGGCGCAGCAGGAGGGGCGCAGCATCGACGAGCCGGCCGGCGGCTTCGGTGACATCGTCATGGTGCCGCCGGTGCGCGAAGCCCGCGAGCGTGGCGTCCTGGTCGCCGAACGCCCCTTTGCGCGCTTCACCGAAACGGGCGTCGAGTGGGCGGATGGGCGTCGTGAGAACCTCGATGCGGTGATCTGGTGCAGCGGTTTTCGTCCAGCCTTGGACCATCTTCGTGAGCTCGGCGTCGTCGAGGCAGATGGCAAAGTACAGGTAGAGGATACCCGTGTCGTGAAGCAGCCCAATCTATGGTTGGTGGGCTATGGCGACTGGACCGGCATGGCGTCTGCCACGCTGATCGGCGTCACCCGCACGGCGCGAAGCACCGCCGATCAGGTCGTTCAGGCATTGACCGCAACGCCTTCGCGGCGCCCGTAG
- the arsB gene encoding ACR3 family arsenite efflux transporter, whose product MSSQCEVASKKADGAPLGFFERYLTLWVFLCIIAGTLLGLGMPAAAQAVGALEIAHVNIPVGLLIWVMIIPMLMKIDFSALREVYAQRTSMGITLFVNWAVKPFTMALLGWVFIKHVFAPWLPASELDSYMAGLILLGAAPCTAMVFVWSNLCNGNANFTLTQVALNDVVMVFAFAPIVALLLGVSSIPVPWDTLLLSVVMYIVIPLAIAQFIRSRLMRRDESAFQAALAKVQPFSIVALLATLVLLFSFQGEAIVAQPLIIAMLAVPILLQTLLIAGLGYWLNRRFLVRHDVAGPSAMIGASNFFELAVAVAIVLYGFNSGAALATVVGVLIEVPVMLWLVRSINRSRDWYHRALPAD is encoded by the coding sequence ATGTCCAGTCAATGTGAAGTCGCCAGCAAGAAAGCCGACGGCGCCCCGCTCGGCTTCTTCGAGCGTTATCTGACGCTCTGGGTGTTCCTCTGCATCATCGCCGGCACCCTCCTCGGGCTGGGCATGCCCGCCGCCGCGCAAGCGGTCGGTGCGCTGGAAATCGCCCACGTGAACATCCCGGTCGGCCTGCTGATCTGGGTGATGATCATCCCGATGCTGATGAAGATCGATTTCTCGGCACTGCGCGAGGTTTATGCGCAGCGGACGAGCATGGGCATCACGCTGTTCGTCAACTGGGCAGTCAAGCCATTCACCATGGCGCTGCTTGGCTGGGTATTCATCAAGCACGTTTTCGCCCCGTGGCTCCCGGCTTCCGAACTCGACAGCTACATGGCCGGCCTGATCCTCCTGGGTGCCGCACCTTGCACGGCGATGGTCTTCGTCTGGAGCAACCTCTGCAACGGCAACGCCAACTTCACCCTGACCCAGGTGGCGCTGAACGACGTGGTAATGGTGTTCGCCTTTGCGCCAATCGTCGCGCTGCTGCTCGGCGTGTCCTCGATACCGGTGCCCTGGGACACCCTGCTGCTCTCGGTAGTGATGTACATCGTCATTCCGCTGGCCATCGCCCAGTTCATCCGCAGCCGGCTGATGAGGCGCGATGAATCGGCCTTCCAGGCGGCACTGGCGAAAGTGCAGCCATTTTCCATCGTAGCGCTGCTGGCAACCCTGGTGCTTCTGTTCTCCTTCCAGGGCGAAGCGATCGTTGCTCAGCCATTGATCATCGCCATGCTCGCGGTACCGATCCTGCTACAAACACTCCTTATCGCCGGGCTCGGCTACTGGCTCAATCGTCGCTTTCTGGTTCGCCATGATGTTGCCGGCCCCTCCGCGATGATCGGTGCTTCGAACTTCTTCGAACTGGCGGTTGCCGTCGCCATTGTGCTCTATGGTTTCAATTCCGGAGCGGCCCTCGCCACCGTGGTGGGCGTGTTGATCGAGGTACCGGTCATGCTCTGGCTGGTGCGCAGCATCAACCGCAGTCGTGACTGGTACCACCGCGCACTGCCTGCTGACTGA
- the pgsA gene encoding CDP-diacylglycerol--glycerol-3-phosphate 3-phosphatidyltransferase: MNIPNLLTVLRVLLIPIFILLFYLPFYWSYLAASAVFTVAALTDWLDGYLARRLEQSTPFGAFLDPVADKLMVAVALVLLVEEHSNLWLTLPAAIIIGREIVVSALREWMAELGARAQVAVSNLGKWKTAAQMVALVILLANPPQPTIWVGLGYALLIVAAGLTLWSMINYLMAAWPHLSTSEKK, encoded by the coding sequence ATGAATATCCCGAACCTGCTCACCGTTCTACGCGTGCTGCTGATACCCATCTTCATTCTGCTGTTCTATCTTCCGTTCTACTGGAGCTATCTGGCTGCGAGTGCGGTATTCACCGTCGCCGCGCTGACTGATTGGCTCGATGGCTACCTGGCCCGCCGGCTGGAGCAAAGCACGCCGTTCGGTGCCTTTCTCGATCCCGTGGCGGACAAGCTGATGGTCGCAGTAGCCCTGGTACTGCTGGTCGAAGAGCACTCCAACCTCTGGCTGACATTGCCGGCAGCGATCATCATCGGCCGGGAGATCGTCGTCTCGGCGTTGCGCGAATGGATGGCCGAGCTCGGCGCTCGCGCACAGGTGGCGGTGTCGAACCTGGGCAAGTGGAAGACCGCCGCGCAGATGGTCGCGCTGGTGATCCTGCTGGCCAATCCGCCTCAGCCAACAATCTGGGTGGGCCTGGGCTATGCGCTGTTGATCGTCGCGGCGGGGCTGACGCTTTGGTCGATGATCAATTACCTGATGGCTGCCTGGCCGCACCTGAGCACCTCAGAAAAGAAATAA
- the uvrC gene encoding excinuclease ABC subunit UvrC, with the protein MTEAFDSSAFLAACSGRPGVYRMFDAQAKLLYVGKAKNLKKRLASYFRKTGQAPKTAALVAKIAQVETTITANETEALLLEQTLIKQWRPPYNILLRDDKSYPYVFLSAGEFPRLSIHRGAKKEPGRYFGPYPSAGAIRESLSLLQKAFFVRQCEDSYYRNRTRPCLQYQIKRCKAPCVKLVDPEEYAEDVRHSVMFLEGRSNALAEELSRNMEKAAMNLDFERAAEIRDQIGILRRVQDQQSMEGGSGNVDIVAAVVSPGGACVHLITVRGGRVLGSKNFFPQVAIEESVSEVLQAFLEQYYLGATERDLPSELIVNAVHEDFATLIDAISELRGVELTITHRVRATRARWQQLALTNAEQALGARLANRQHLSARFDALAEALELDEPPMRLECFDISHSSGEATVASCVVFGPEGPLKSDYRRYNIEGVTAGDDYAAMHQALSRRFRKAAEGEGKLPDILLVDGGKGQLNMAREVLEELAVPDLILLGVAKGVTRKPGLETLYLNDAAHEFTLPADSPALHLIQQVRDEAHRFAITGHRARRGKARRTSTLEGVPGIGPKRRRELLTHFGGLQELCRASLDEIAKAPGISKKLAESIYAALHSE; encoded by the coding sequence ATGACAGAAGCCTTCGATTCCTCGGCGTTCCTGGCCGCCTGCAGCGGCCGGCCGGGCGTCTATCGCATGTTCGATGCGCAGGCCAAGCTGCTCTATGTGGGCAAAGCGAAGAACCTGAAAAAGCGCCTGGCAAGCTACTTCCGCAAGACCGGGCAGGCGCCGAAGACCGCGGCGCTGGTGGCCAAGATCGCGCAGGTCGAGACCACCATCACCGCCAACGAGACCGAGGCGCTGCTGCTCGAGCAGACCCTGATCAAGCAGTGGCGGCCGCCGTACAACATCCTGCTACGGGACGATAAGTCCTACCCCTATGTGTTCCTCTCGGCCGGTGAATTTCCAAGACTGAGTATTCATCGTGGCGCCAAGAAGGAGCCCGGACGCTACTTCGGCCCCTATCCTAGCGCTGGCGCGATCCGCGAAAGCCTGAGCCTGCTGCAAAAGGCCTTCTTCGTGCGGCAATGCGAGGACAGCTATTACCGCAACCGCACCCGGCCCTGCCTGCAATACCAGATCAAGCGCTGCAAGGCGCCATGCGTGAAGCTGGTCGACCCCGAAGAGTACGCCGAAGACGTGCGTCACTCGGTGATGTTCCTCGAAGGTCGCAGCAACGCGCTGGCGGAGGAGCTGTCGCGCAACATGGAAAAGGCGGCGATGAATTTGGATTTCGAGCGCGCCGCCGAGATCCGTGACCAGATCGGCATCCTGCGCCGCGTGCAGGACCAGCAGAGCATGGAAGGGGGTTCGGGCAATGTCGACATCGTCGCCGCGGTGGTCAGCCCAGGCGGCGCTTGCGTGCATTTGATCACCGTGCGTGGTGGGCGAGTGCTGGGCAGCAAGAACTTCTTTCCGCAGGTCGCCATCGAGGAAAGCGTCAGCGAGGTGCTGCAGGCCTTTCTGGAGCAGTACTACCTCGGGGCTACGGAACGCGACCTGCCCAGCGAGCTGATCGTCAATGCGGTGCACGAGGATTTCGCCACGCTGATCGACGCCATCTCCGAGCTGCGTGGCGTCGAGCTGACCATCACCCATCGGGTACGCGCGACGCGGGCACGCTGGCAGCAACTGGCGCTGACCAACGCCGAACAAGCGTTGGGCGCGCGCCTGGCCAATCGTCAGCATCTGTCGGCACGCTTCGACGCACTGGCCGAAGCGCTGGAGCTCGACGAGCCACCGATGCGCCTGGAATGCTTCGACATCAGCCACTCCAGCGGCGAGGCTACCGTCGCCTCCTGCGTGGTGTTCGGCCCGGAAGGCCCGCTGAAATCCGACTATCGCCGCTACAACATCGAGGGCGTCACCGCCGGAGACGACTATGCGGCAATGCATCAGGCACTGTCGCGGCGTTTTCGCAAGGCGGCGGAGGGCGAGGGCAAGCTGCCGGACATCCTGCTGGTCGATGGCGGCAAGGGCCAGCTGAACATGGCGCGAGAAGTGCTCGAAGAACTGGCCGTGCCGGACCTGATCCTGCTTGGCGTGGCCAAGGGCGTGACGCGCAAGCCAGGGCTGGAGACCCTTTACCTCAACGATGCGGCTCACGAGTTCACGCTCCCCGCAGACTCGCCGGCTCTGCACCTGATCCAGCAGGTGCGCGACGAGGCTCACCGTTTCGCCATTACCGGCCACCGTGCCAGACGGGGAAAAGCGCGACGAACTTCGACCCTGGAAGGCGTTCCGGGCATCGGCCCGAAGCGCCGTCGCGAACTGCTTACGCATTTCGGCGGTCTTCAGGAGCTGTGCAGAGCGAGCCTCGACGAGATCGCCAAGGCTCCTGGCATCAGTAAAAAGCTTGCCGAGTCGATTTATGCCGCTCTGCACAGTGAGTAA